The proteins below are encoded in one region of Aphelocoma coerulescens isolate FSJ_1873_10779 chromosome 4, UR_Acoe_1.0, whole genome shotgun sequence:
- the DUSP4 gene encoding dual specificity protein phosphatase 4, whose protein sequence is MVATEGLREMEGSALRRLVCRDEAGPGGAARCLVLDCRPFLAHSAGHIRGALNVRCNTIVRRRAKGAVSLEQILPAEGEVRARLRAGLYAAVVVYDERSPRAEALREDSTVALVVRALRRDTARADIRLLAGGYERFSSEYPEFCAKTKSLSNVSPPTSAEPLDLGCSSCGTPFHDQGGPVEILPFLYLGSAYHAARRDMLDALGITALLNVSSDCPNHFEGHYQYKCIPVEDNHKADISSWFMEAIEYIDSVKECCGRVLVHCQAGISRSATICLAYLMMKKRVKLEEAFEFVKQRRSIISPNFSFMGQLLQFESQVLATSYAVEAVSPSGTLRERGKATSTPTSQFVFSFPVSVGVHATPSSLPYLHSPITTSPSC, encoded by the exons ATGGTGGCCACCGAGGGGCTGCGCGAGATGGAGGGCAGCGCGCTGCGCCGGCTCGTGTGCCGCGACGAGGCCGGGCCCGGCGGCGCCGCGCGGTGCCTGGTGCTGGACTGCCGCCCCTTCCTGGCGCACAGCGCCGGACACATCCGCGGGGCGCTCAACGTGCGCTGCAACACGATCGTGCGGCGGCGGGCCAAGGGCGCCGTGAGCCTGGAGCAGATCCTGCCGGCCGAGGGCGAGGTGCGGGCGCGGCTGCGGGCCGGGCTCTACGCCGCCGTCGTGGTGTACGACGAGCGCAGCCCGCGCGCGGAGGCCCTGCGCGAGGACAGCACCGTGGCGCTCGTGGTGCGCGCGCTCCGTCGCGACACGGCGCGCGCCGACATCCGGCTCCTGGCAG GGGGCTATGAGCGCTTCTCCTCGGAGTATCCTGAATTCTGTGCAAAAACCAAGTCCCTGAGCAATGTGTCACCCCCCACCAGCGCTGAGCCCCTGGATTTGGGCTGCAGTTCCTGTGGGACCCCTTTTCATGACCAG GGTGGGCCTGTGGAAATTCTTCCCTTCCTCTACCTTGGCAGCGCCTACCACGCAGCCCGGCGGGACATGCTTGATGCACTGGGCATCACAGCCCTGCTGAACGTCTCCTCAGACTGCCCCAACCACTTCGAGGGGCACTACCAGTACAAGTGTATCCCTGTGGAGGATAACCACAAAGCTGACATCAGCTCCTGGTTCATGGAGGCAATTGAGTACATTG ACTCAGTGAAGGAGTGCTGTGGCCGGGTCCTGGTGCACTGCCAGGCTGGCATCTCCCGCTCAGCCACCATCTGCTTGGCTTACCTGATGATGAAGAAGCGTGTCAAGCTAGAGGAGGCCTTTGAGTTTGTCAAGCAGCGCCGGAGCATCATCTCCCCCAACTTCAGCTTCatggggcagctgctgcagttcGAGTCGCAGGTGTTGGCCACTTCATACGCAGTGGAAGCCGTCAGCCCCTCGGGGACGCTGCGGGAGCGGGGCAAGGCCACCTCCACCCCCACCTCGCAGTTTGTCTTCAGCTTCCCCGTGTCTGTCGGTGTCCATGCCACCCCCAGCAGCCTCCCctacctgcacagccccatcaCCACGTCGCCCAGCTGTTAG